The proteins below are encoded in one region of Chelmon rostratus isolate fCheRos1 chromosome 21, fCheRos1.pri, whole genome shotgun sequence:
- the LOC121625120 gene encoding proton channel OTOP3-like: MDSDRGVTELDSFQGTGNPPSDEPVNAPVNGSEHQIQEPEQLWVPSGRRLISGLLGLNVVLLGAALVAGEALSPEGLKHQEHQVFMLLLMGLSLVWMLWYLLWARKQPDICPHKDHHAGGVAVTLVLMLFAAFSLLLYICRIGYLISMRECKPAAQVLSPFIEAPFLTMQTYLLWAHSKDCIHRHKIITRSGLVLILSADLLLWLNAVTEDTIHEEIELEKDDKLDFSNTNSTEADVSDLAGVTNSTLCQCGTSAACLTFRKGFEILYPFNMEFYLMAGCMIYVMWKNVGRRMSPGHHHGAQKLTLQIVSQGGIIYGPVFGALVLVAGVAFFVLYQVWVSQQERRVTAFLLFYGYHLAVMPVMSLCCVAGMLVHRLERRVSEGEHNPTRSLDVILLVAAALGQLGLSYFSLVAALAVGTQGLLEGLDLSYSLLSLLELILQNIFIIQGLHRHPNLLGKKREKRWSSIFKPKKKAAEPTQEEKRTGLSLLEENTSAAAPKHHGKKPWTKRVMREICAFLILSNVMLWVIPAFGVHPQFENGLGKQFFGFSAWFVLVNLGQPLSVFYRMHSVGALMELLISA, translated from the exons ATGGATTCAGATCGTGGAGTCACAGAGCTGGATTCCTTCCAGGGGACTGGAAACCCCCCCAGCGATGAACCGGTCAACGCACCGGTCAATGGCTCAGAACATCAGATCCAGGAGCCGGAGCAGCTCTGGGTTCCCAGCGGGAGGCGCCTGATCTCTGGGCTGCTGGGGCTGAACGTGGTGCTGCTTGGAGCCGCCCTGGTGGCCGGGGAGGCTCTCAGTCCGGAGGGCCTGAAGCACCAGGAGCACCAGgtgttcatgctgctgctgatggggCTCAGTTTGGTTTGGATGCTGTGGTACCTGCTGTGGGCCAGGAAACAGCCCGACATCTGTCCACATAAAGACCACCACGCGGGGGGAGTCGCTGTCACCT TGGTCCTCATGCTGTTCGCTGctttcagtctgctgctgtaCATCTGCAGGATCGGCTATCTGATCAGCATGAGGGAGTGCAAGCCTGCTGCTCAGGTGCTCTCCCCGTTCATCGAGGCTCCTTTCCTCACAATGCAG ACATATTTACTGTGGGCTCACTCCAAAGACTGCATTCACAGACACAAGATAATCACCAG GTCCGGGCTGGTGCTGATCCTCTCAGCCgacctgctgctgtggctgaacGCCGTGACCGAGGACACCATCCACGAGGAGATCGAGCTAGAAAAAGACGACAAGCTTGATTTCAGCAACACAAACTCCACTGAAGCGGACGTCTCAGATTTAGCAG GAGTCACCAACTCGACCCTCTGTCAGTGCGGCACAAGTGCAGCCTGCCTCACCTTCCGGAAAGGCTTCGAAATCCTTTATCCCTTCAACATGGAGTTCTACCTGATGGCAGGCTGCATGATCTACGTGATGTGGAAGAACGTGGGCCGCAGGATGAGCCCAGGTCACCACCACGGTGCTCAGAAGCTGACCCTTCAAATTGTCTCCCAGGGCGGGATCATATACGGCCCCGTGTTTGGCGCCCTGGTCCTCGTAGCAGGAGTGGCCTTCTTCGTTCTCTACCAGGTGTGGGTGAGCCAGCAGGAGCGTCGCGTCACCGCCTTCCTCTTATTCTACGGTTACCATTTAGCGGTCATGCCTGTCATGTCGCTCTGCTGTGTGGCTGGGATGCTGGTCCacaggctggagaggagggtgagCGAAGGGGAGCACAACCCCACCCGTAGCCTGGACGTGATCCTCCTGGTGGCGGCAGCTCTGGGCCAGCTCGGCCTGTCCTACTTCTCCCTGGTGGCGGCTCTGGCCGTGGGGACTCAAGGGCTTCTGGAGGGCCTCGACCTCTCCTACTCCCTCCTCAGTCTCCTGGAGCTCATCCTCCagaacatcttcatcatccagGGTCTCCACAGGCACCCGAATCTCCTCggcaagaagagagagaagcgTTGGAGCAGCATTTTCAAG CCTAAGAAGAAGGCAGCTGAGCCGACACAAGAGGAGAAGAGGACGGGACTGTCGCTACTGGAGGaaaacacatcagctgctgctcctaAGCATCATGGGAAAAAGCCCTGGACCAAAAGAGTGATGAGAGAAATCTGTGCCTTCCTCATCCTTTCTAATGTCATG CTTTGGGTCATCCCTGCGTTTGGAGTCCACCCTCAGTTTGAAAACGGCCTCGGGAAGCAGTTTTTCGGCTTCTCGGCTTGGTTTGTTCTGGTGAACCTGGGTCAGCCGCTCAGTGTGTTCTACAGGATGCACTCAGTGGGAGCTTTGATGGAGCTGCTCATCTCTGCATGA